TGACAAATTGGGGAATTGGCTATTTAGCCAATTGCAAAAATTACCCGAACGATATTTGTCTCTAGGTAAGCGTCGTTTCATCTTTACGGTGGGCGGGTTATTGTTTTTGATCTTATTCATTTACTTTATGGGATTGATTCAAGATTTTGTTACTTATGAGGTTGGTCCGGCTGATGATCTCGTTGTTGATTGGGTGACTAATTATTCACCATATTTTATAATCTCTTTTATGCAAATAATCAATTCTTTCGGGACGCATCTTTTTATCTTAATATTTTTTATTATAGCGGGAGGAATGCTTCGCTATACAACAAAGCGATGGTCACATATTGTCCCTTTATCTTTGGCTTGGATGGGCGGTACTGTAATCGATTCCTTATTTCGCCTTGTATTTAAAGGGTATGGTATTAGATTTTTTGAAAATCTTACCCCTTTTCAAGCACCAAGCCAGGGATTTCTTATTGCTGCATTAACCTTTTATGCGGTACTCGGCTACCTTGTCGGGAAAACCAAGAGTAAGAGAACAATGCTCTTTATAGGTATCACAGAATTTTTCTTTTTGATTCTCTTAGCTTTAAGTCCCATATTTCTTCGTATACATCCTCCAAGCACCATGGTTATGAGTCTGACTGTAAGTGGGCTCTTGACGCTAATATGCCTGTTTGTTTACGAATTTCGTGCTTCTTATTTTACTTGAAAAAACATTCGCTTTTAAATTGGAATATTCATTAAGCATTTTTGTGTCAACAATTATAGCCTGGCAAGTGCTGGGGATGCAGCAGTTAACAAGAAAAGCACATGATGGTTTTTGCTAAACTATCATGTGCTTCTTTACTGACAAAAATCATCTTACTTTACAATCGATAATCAACCAATGGGAACACAGATTTCGCAAAGATGCCGTTCAACCTGTTTGGCCGCATAACGCTCCATAATCGGCCGTGTAGTGTCAGGAAGACTGCCCTTTGCGGATAATAGAACGAAGATTTCTGCCCAAGCCTTCTCTATA
This Desulfosporosinus orientis DSM 765 DNA region includes the following protein-coding sequences:
- a CDS encoding DedA family protein; the encoded protein is MSFEVLTQYITQYGYPGLFLIMAISILGIPIPDEVLLTFIGFLTYSGRLNPILAVIFSALGSSTSITIEYLLGRFFHRLVSKLLNKHARLEKILYWYQRHGAKLLTAGYFIPGVRHISGYIAGLSKLEYRKFAAFAYLGAALWTTLFITLGRLLGSKWNVILPIIHRYALILGLIAVILALAFYLLHKYHDKLGNWLFSQLQKLPERYLSLGKRRFIFTVGGLLFLILFIYFMGLIQDFVTYEVGPADDLVVDWVTNYSPYFIISFMQIINSFGTHLFILIFFIIAGGMLRYTTKRWSHIVPLSLAWMGGTVIDSLFRLVFKGYGIRFFENLTPFQAPSQGFLIAALTFYAVLGYLVGKTKSKRTMLFIGITEFFFLILLALSPIFLRIHPPSTMVMSLTVSGLLTLICLFVYEFRASYFT